Proteins encoded in a region of the Zea mays cultivar B73 chromosome 4, Zm-B73-REFERENCE-NAM-5.0, whole genome shotgun sequence genome:
- the LOC542401 gene encoding glutamine synthetase root isozyme 4, which yields MACLTDLVNLNLSDTTEKIIAEYIWIGGSGMDLRSKARTLPGPVTDPSKLPKWNYDGSSTGQAPGEDSEVILYPQAIFKDPFRRGNNILVMCDCYTPAGEPIPTNKRYSAAKIFSSLEVAAEEPWYGIEQEYTLLQKDTNWPLGWPIGGFPGPQGPYYCGIGAEKSFGRDIVDAHYKACLYAGINISGINGEVMPGQWEFQVGPSVGISSGDQVWVARYILERITEIAGVVVTFDPKPIPGDWNGAGAHTNYSTESMRKEGGYEVIKAAIEKLKLRHKEHIAAYGEGNERRLTGRHETADINTFSWGVANRGASVRVGRETEQNGKGYFEDRRPASNMDPYVVTSMIAETTIVWKP from the exons ATGGCCTGCCTCACCGACCTCGTCAACCTCAACCTCTCGGACACCACAGAGAAGATCATCGCCGAGTACATATG GATCGGTGGATCTGGCATGGATCTCAGGAGCAAAGCCAGG ACCCTCCCGGGCCCGGTGACCGATCCCAGCAAGCTGCCCAAGTGGAACTACGACGGCTCCAGCACCGGCCAGGCCCCCGGCGAGGACAGCGAGGTCATCCTGTA CCCGCAGGCCATCTTCAAGGACCCATTCAGGAGGGGCAACAACATCCTT GTCATGTGCGATTGCTACACCCCAGCTGGCGAGCCAATTCCCACCAACAAGAGGTACAGCGCCGCCAAGATCTTCAGCAGCCTTGAGGTCGCTGCCGAGGAGCCCTG GTATGGTATCGAGCAGGAGTACACCCTCCTTCAGAAGGACACCAACTGGCCCCTCGGGTGGCCTATTGGCGGCTTCCCTGGCCCTCAG GGTCCTTACTACTGTGGAATCGGCGCGGAGAAATCGTTCGGGCGTGACATAGTCGACGCCCACTACAAGGCCTGCCTGTACGCAGGCATCAACATCAGTGGCATCAACGGGGAGGTCATGCCGGGGCAG TGGGAGTTCCAGGTCGGACCGTCCGTcggcatctcttcgggcgatcagGTGTGGGTTGCTCGCTACATTCTTGAG AGGATCACCGAGATCGCCGGCGTGGTGGTGACGTTCGACCCGAAGCCGATCCCGGGCGACTGGAACGGCGCGGGCGCCCACACCAACTACAGCACCGAGTCCATGAGGAAGGAGGGCGGGTACGAGGTGATCAAGGCGGCCATCGAGAAGCTGAAGCTGCGGCACAAGGAGCACATCGCGGCCTACGGCGAGGGCAACGAGCGCCGGCTCACCGGCAGGCACGAGACCGCCGACATCAACACCTTCAGCTGG GGAGTCGCCAACCGTGGCGCGTCGGTGCGCGTGGGCCGCGAGACGGAGCAGAACGGCAAGGGCTACTTCGAGGACCGCCGGCCGGCGTCCAACATGGACCCCTACGTGGTCACCTCCATGATCGCCGAGACCACCATCGTCTGGAAGCCCTGA